The window TTTTTCTCAATTGGCATGTATGTCGTCGTATATGGACTGAAGAATGTCGGTCTCACAGAAATATTGGCGGCATGGATCGAACAAGGCGCATCGCATGGCTTGCTTGCGGGAACGATGTTTATGGGCGTGCTTGCCGCAGTGCTGTCTTCTGTCATGAACAATCTGCCCACTGTGTTAATTGATGCGATTGCGATCGGTCATACAGATACAGCAGGCGTCATGAGAGACGGACTGATTTATGCCAATGTCATCGGCTCCAACCTTGGTCCGAAAATGACGCCAATCGGCTCATTGGCGACATTGCTGTGGCTTCATGTTCTCAAGAAAAAGGGCGTCCATATTTCTTGGGGTGCATACATGAAAGCCGGAATCATCCTGACCATCCCAACCTTGATCCTTACTTTACTAGGGTTATATGTGTGGTTATGGCTGATACATTAAAGCTAAATACAAAAGAGAGCAGATCCATGAGATCTGCTCTCCTTTATTACAGATATTTCGCATAGCGCTTTTCTAAAAAGTCTTGAAGCAATGAGACTACGCTGCAAATGCCCCAGTAAATGAGTGCGACCAAAATATACATGGTCATATAATCGAATTCGCGTCCACCTACAATTTTTGCTTGCTGGAAGAGCTCGGGTACAGTAATCATCGCAGCCAGTGAGGAGGCTTTGATTAAATCGAGCATGACATTGGTCAATGGCGGAAGTGCGATGCGGACAGATTGAGGTAAAATGACACCGCGCATCGTTTGCCAATAGCTGAGACCTAGTGACTTGGCAGCTTCCACCTGTCCACTCGGAACAGAGGAGAGAGCCGCCCGGTTGATTTCTGCAATATAGGCAGCGCTATTGAAGCTGAACCCAATAATGGCAGCAGTGACCGCTGTAAATTCAATCCCGATATAAGGGAATCCAAAATAAAGAATAAATAAAATCACCAGAATGGGCACGCCTCGCATGAATGAGATATACAGCCGTGCAGGCAGCCGAAGCATCCACGTGTTCGCCATTCTGGCAAGCGCAATAAAAAAGCCAAGAATTGTACCAAAAAACATGCTCACAAAGGAAATGAGCAGCGTCAGCCAGATGCCTTTCATGACAAATGGAAATGACGCCTTTGCCAGTGCAGGATTAAATATATATTCTAAATGAATATCTCCCACGATTGCGGCTCCTTATTTAGAAATGTCGACATCTTCGACATCAGCATCTATTTTCTTTGAGACGTCTGCATGATGAAAGAATTTTTCGGAAATCTTTTTCATGGTTCCGTCTTTTTTCATGTCTTTTAAGACACGATTTAATTCTTTTTGAAGCTCTGTGTTGTCTTTCTTCATCACAAAACCTTGTTCGTTTGGCATGTATTTTAAGTCAGGGTGAATCGTAATATTTAATTTCGGGAATGCAGCAAGAGCTAGTGTCTGCAAGTAATAATCATTTAGAATGACATCTGTACGACCATTAGCGACATCCTTTAAGTATTGCTCGTTTGTCGCATTATCATAAATGACTTCCTTCGCACCGTACTTGCGAGCGACATCCATGTAAATCGTTGTGGCAGCACCAGCTGCTTTCTTTCCTTTTAAATCTTTTAACGTTTTAATGCCAGACAAATCATCTTTTCGTACGATCGCCGTGCCATAGGAATATTTATAAGGAGTTGAAAAGGCAAACTTATCTTTTCTGTCATCTGTGATGTCAATGTCGTTTGCAGCGGCATCCACTTGACCAGAATTAATGGCGCTCAGCATGCCATCATAGCCCATTTCTTTAAATTCTACTTTCACATCAAGGCGTTTAAACGCTTCTTTGACCACTTCCACTTCATAACCAGTCAATTGATCCTTGCCATTAGATGTATCATGATATGACGTTGGATAAAGGGTGCCTGAAGTAGCAACCACGATTTTCCCTTTCTTTTGAATCTCATCCCACTTTGAATCTCCAGACTGAGAAGAGCTTGATTGACTGCAAGCAGACATGACAAGTATGAAAGCAGACACAACAAGCATCACCCATACCGATTTTCTATGATAAAAACGACTCATTTAAGAATCCTCCTCTATTTTTTATACAAAACAAAACATAGCACGCTTTTTCTGTTAGGACAACGTTTTCAGAAGAAAAGCGAAAAAGTAAGAATATTATGTGCAATTTGCGTGGTGAAATAATGTATAAAAAAGGAAGGTGCGTACAAAATAATTGCGAATAAAGGAGGGAATAACAATGATGAAAAAAGTAAGTGGCTTAATCATATTATCGATGATGCTGTTGCCTGGTTTTTATATGGAAACAGCTCATGGTGAAACACCCCAAATGGAAAAGCGTCCAGTAACGCATCAAGTAAAATTAACGACAGAACAACAAAAACAAATTGAAATGCTTGAGCAGCAAATTCTTTCTAAACGAAAAGAAGTGATTGAGAAATACGTTCAATATGGTGTGTTAACAAAGGAACAAGGTACACATATTACCAAACGAATGGATGAACATTACAATCATTTGGAAAATAACGGATTCGTTCCATTGCTGAAAAAACCACAGCACCATCGACCATAATGATGAAACCGGCAGCGAGGTGCCGGTTTTTTATTATTTATGAATCTTTTCAGAAGGTGAGGCTTTCACCATCTTTAGGGACAAAAATGGCTTGATCTGCATGATGCTCCTGAATGTAAGCTTGTAAAGAAGCTCTTGTTAGCAAGCAATGGTTCACTGCCTCAAGGTGACAAGCGACAATTTGTGCTTTTGGCTGAGAACGGTGAACGTCTAAAATGTCTTCCTTTGTCATGGTAATCGGATCGCCTTCTAA is drawn from Bacillus pumilus and contains these coding sequences:
- a CDS encoding amino acid ABC transporter permease gives rise to the protein MGDIHLEYIFNPALAKASFPFVMKGIWLTLLISFVSMFFGTILGFFIALARMANTWMLRLPARLYISFMRGVPILVILFILYFGFPYIGIEFTAVTAAIIGFSFNSAAYIAEINRAALSSVPSGQVEAAKSLGLSYWQTMRGVILPQSVRIALPPLTNVMLDLIKASSLAAMITVPELFQQAKIVGGREFDYMTMYILVALIYWGICSVVSLLQDFLEKRYAKYL
- a CDS encoding YckD family protein, whose product is MKKVSGLIILSMMLLPGFYMETAHGETPQMEKRPVTHQVKLTTEQQKQIEMLEQQILSKRKEVIEKYVQYGVLTKEQGTHITKRMDEHYNHLENNGFVPLLKKPQHHRP
- a CDS encoding transporter substrate-binding domain-containing protein, with the translated sequence MSRFYHRKSVWVMLVVSAFILVMSACSQSSSSQSGDSKWDEIQKKGKIVVATSGTLYPTSYHDTSNGKDQLTGYEVEVVKEAFKRLDVKVEFKEMGYDGMLSAINSGQVDAAANDIDITDDRKDKFAFSTPYKYSYGTAIVRKDDLSGIKTLKDLKGKKAAGAATTIYMDVARKYGAKEVIYDNATNEQYLKDVANGRTDVILNDYYLQTLALAAFPKLNITIHPDLKYMPNEQGFVMKKDNTELQKELNRVLKDMKKDGTMKKISEKFFHHADVSKKIDADVEDVDISK